A window of Ptychodera flava strain L36383 chromosome 1, AS_Pfla_20210202, whole genome shotgun sequence contains these coding sequences:
- the LOC139135245 gene encoding uncharacterized protein isoform X2 codes for MLFHNPKYYLLFIIVGLISISSYMFLERRTDKIVSSFPKQREKSTNRIRDEVAKLYPWLIKTNSLPNYFTRQTRQYGKPRQPDEAYSYKNCTIAFVHNQKSGGTTTKTCLSNSMEEVGEMVPRLIANPNAGQIFGSFLNGSDKYKRTSYAGDSAFSACDFVDRPCAYFTVIRDPLERAISSYNMCLGSKQPQCVMRDISQMSLNDWAIHQGSFFFRQLLANPEFFTDKYTGLLDKLRGPDDPPTERIPPWWRNKLILDHFMDDNQKEMVLEFVLANLESWFAVIGLTEEFDTSFCLFDRVFKLPFYTLCAGRKRTNEITVTTEMTRMLM; via the exons ATGCTTTTCCACAATCCTAAGTATTatcttttatttattattgttgGTCTCATTTCGATATCTTCTTACATGTTTTTGGAGCGGAGAACCGACAAGATCGTCTCATCATTTCCAAAGCAGAG GGAAAAATCAACGAACCGAATAAGAGATGAAGTAGCGAAGTTATACCCCTGGTTGATAAAGACAAACTCTCTTCCGAACTACTTCACCAGGCAAACCAGGCAGTATGGCAAACCGCGACAGCCGGATGAGGCTTACAGCTACAAAAATTGCACCATCGCATTTGTTCACAATCAGAAGTCGGGCGGGACAACAACAAAAACCTGTCTCTCGAATTCGATGGAGGAAGTCGGTGAGATGGTTCCTAGGCTGATTGCAAATCCGAATGCCGGGCAGATATTTGGCAGCTTTCTAAATGGCAGTGATAAATACAAGCGAACAAGCTACGCGGGGGATTCCGCTTTCAGCGCCTGTGATTTCGTTGATAGACCCTGCGCTTACTTTACGGTGATAAGGGACCCTTTAGAACGTGCCATTTCTTCGTACAACATGTGCCTGGGCTCAAAGCAACCGCAATGTGTTATGCGAGATATCAGTCAAATGAGCCTGAACGATTGGGCGATACACCAAGGGAGCTTTTTCTTTCGCCAACTCTTGGCAAATCCAGAATTTTTCACAGACAAGTACACCGGCCTTCTAGACAAGTTACGCGGCCCGGATGATCCACCAACTGAACGCATTCCCCCGTGGTGGCGAAACAAACTAATTTTGGATCACTTTATGGACGATAACCAAAAGGAAATGGTTTTGGAATTTGTCCTGGCCAATCTGGAGTCGTGGTTTGCTGTCATTGGTTTAACAGAGGAATTCGACACAAGCTTTTGTCTCTTTGATAGAGTTTTCAAATTACCGTTTTACACACTCTGTGCTGGAAGAAAAAGAACGAACGAAATTACAGTCACAACAGAGATGACCAGAATGCTAATGTGA